The DNA window gATTCTCATTAAACAGAAAATGCGTACAAATTACAGTCTTAATTGCTTTGCTCGGATAAATTTCTACGGAATTtggattattgttatttttttttttttttctaaattaagTCTCAGCGAATATCGGTGGAAATTTCAGTCTTGATTAAAACGAATTTTTGTCACTTCTCTTTCCTCCAAATTGCGCGATACTCGAGCCGATCAATAATCCTCATAATATCTGGGTCTCTGGCGTCTCCTGTAGGATTTATACGGTGCCCCATAATCCCCGGTCGAATCGTACGGGGGTCTGTATCCTCGGTACAACGGAGTTTTCTGATAATACACTCTATTTTCCAAAACTCTGGTGCGGTCGTTCTGCTGTTGGCGATAGCGGAAAAGAGGCCTGAAGATAATATCCTCGGCCACGGCCATATCCCCGGAATCGCTCTGATAAAGAGAACTTTCGTCTCCGGAGACGGTGAAAATTGCTAAAATTTCCTTCGGCGCCTGGCTTCTAGcctgaaattttgaaataaacataaaaagagatgtaaaaatttgccgctagaaaaaagagaacatcttttcgaaaatattgttgaaattttacatatacgtgtataaacgTTTAACAAAAATATCATGGTAATGAAAGACCCACAATCATTGATTTACAATCGAAAAAGCTTTATTATCATATTCGTATAATCAGTATCGatggattattattattattaattgttttcttatttttaaagttttcttCACACGTATATCGTATACCTATAAAGTCGTTATGTACCATCACCATaaatatcgataataattatccGTAAATTTCTACACGCAGTTAGTTAGctatataaaatgaaaacagatgaataattttacggTATTACAGCTATAGGAGAAGACTGGTATTGTATTTGAATTGTAACCGTGTAAAAATACTCTACGAATTATATCGATTCATTGATCAGTGTTTTACCTCGATGTCAACCGGCGGATTCTCCGATTCCTCGGGCATAATTACAGCGACTGGAATCCTTGCTCCGTATTCCGgaatttcctttttctcccAGGCGGTTGTGTCGCTTTTTTTAATCCCCGATTCCGTTGGCGCAGCCAGGGAAAGAGTAAGCACGGATTTTTCAGAAccgggtaaaattttttctctcacaaCCGCTACAACTGGGGCCGATATTTTATCCTCGACTATCTCCGGCAGGCTGATATTCTCCGGGAAAACTCCCTCGGGAAGTTTGATCGCGCTTTCTTCGATGCCCGAAATCTCCAACTTGTGAACTTCGGTCTTTGTCTGAGAAGAATCGGTCGATTCCTGCTGTGAATTTCGGTaattaagaattatttttgtatcagGGATTGGATTACTTTTACCGACAATTGTTAttgtcaattaattatttttttagaattttatatatgtttatttctcataaaaaatatttattatccGCATTGCTAATGAATTAGTTACAGAATGTAGTACAGAGATTTTTACAACATATCATATatgtttatgaaaaatttctttataaaaatttttctcgacttCGGTGTAAAAGACTTTGTTTACAGAGTGTGAtaaattcaaggacatttgCCAATTCAACGTGTGTTTGAGCTTAGGTTAATTCTTTCGGTCACAGATTGATTTACAtttttaggtaaaaaaaaagaaatactcAAACTTTGACTTGATTGGGATTTTTGTGCATtcataattgtttataattgtTAGGAATGAAGATATgcaaaacaaaatttcgtGAATATGATTCGTTAGCggagaaatttgataataaacgTATACTAAAAACTCTTGGAATTCATTGATTGACAAACCAAGAACTCAGAATGTCCAGTATTAACAAAATTCAATGCACAGGGGTAGTTTTCACCCTCCTTAGGGTTGCATATAGGTCTAAAATCGTACTGcctcaaaaataaatattcatataaatcTCATCCAAGAACACTTTCTGAAACAACGTTGATAATTCACCCCGTTTTCACCCCGTTTTAGGGGttgattttagttttattaaattttagctACCAGATTCGCATTCAGGGTCGAACAATACATAGAAAACGTACAATTTCACTTCCGTGGtagtaaaaattgaattccgTGAGTGAAAAGGTTAAATCTGGAAAACCACCTTTTCCGGTTCCGGGACGCTGCGACGAATTATCGGAGGATCAGGAAACTCCCGATCATCGACAGGAACTACTTGGACCACTCCAAGCTCCTCGACGTCCTTGTCCTCGGATTTTTCCTCCTCTGCTTTGAGAGTCGCGGCTTCCGTGATGTTCTTACGGATGTTCTCGAGGTCGGAAAGGGGGGCCATAAGTATCTGCTGTTTGTAAGACAAGACCTGCGGCAAACGGAAGGTGAAACCTTTATGTTCTCCGTTCGAAAAATGGTCCAGTTAGCCAGGATCATGCTCACCACGTCCGGTGTCCTGGCGGGCAGGATGACGGTGTCCTTCTTGACGACAAGGCCGGAAAGCGTTCCGTCACCGACGACCGATTGCACGGCGTCCTTCACGACGGGATCCTGGATGATAGCTGCGACCGTCTCATTCTTCGTCCTTGGAGTCTGCGGCAGGAGTCCTTCGACATCCTGCGGACTTATCGGCTGTCCGGAAACGGACAATGCCAAAAACGCGAAGACTGTCACCTGCAGGAGGATTTTTGCCTACGGGGATAATCGAGCAGAGatgatttatttgtttgtttcacTCTGCAGTGGGTTTTGATTAATCGGTGATCAATTACAGGATACTCGTTGGGTTCGTACGCGTCAGAAAATCACGAACGAAAATAACGGAATATGTATGAAATATCGAAGGTGCGATACCTTTAGGATAAGCCGGCAGACAATTGTTCGTAATTACAGCTAGAAAAATTTCCCTACGATATCGAAATTTATGCCCTGAGCACTTGCTTCGCTTATATTGAAATTGTGCGCATGAAACGTACCGTCGGTTCACTTTCTCCGAAGGAATATCCATCACTTGCGATTTCGAATACTTAACGAGAAATTCACTATTGCTTGTTATTGGGAAATATGTTGCCTCTGTTGATCAACGTTTCCGATTAGCTAAATACCCACTTACGTTTGTACTTCGGAACGACGAATCGCAAGGAAAGTCAGAACGAACAAGTCAAGCTGAAATTAATCCGACGCAGATAAAGTGCCCAAGTGTATAGCACCGGTTATTGACGTTTTTAGGTTGTATCCGTTCGATCCTTGgttataaaattaccaaacaataaattttcagtgTCTAAGCCTCTGGAAACTGGTTTCAGTAATCGAGAAGTTGACATTTTTTGCCGtcggtttataatttttgaaaataaaagggtcgACAATTAGGTCTAAACGCGTCAATAACTGCTACGCTTGCCATATCAAGTTTTCTCGCGGATATTATCGGTACGTAAAGATCAGATaagttataatatataaaaccATATTATACGACTCACCATGTCGCGAGGTGATTTTGATTTATTAGCGCAGATGTCAATTCGGGGATTTTGGTGATGCGGTTAGCTCGGGAAGATCAAGATTGTATCTGGAGTGGCGGTAACGGATCGTTCTCGTTTTATATGAagtgacgaaaaaattatcgaccaCTTGCTAAACGAAATGTGTATTACCCTTGCAGCGGTACTTACGTATGGAACGTTGGcgttaccattattattaccTTCGACAACGAGACGTGACTGACTTACTCAGTGTCAGGGTCAggacaaaagtattttgctGAAAGGATTGCATTTTGTTATTGCATTGACGATGATCGCGAGACGAGTTCAGGAATGAAAAAACACAATTCCGAATTTGTTTCCATCTTAATTTTGTATCCGCCTTTGTAGGCTTTTTTTCTAGCTTGCCTTGTTCGATTTTACAAATTCGTATCAAAATCGATTCAACACTGATTCTTAGAGTTTACAGAGAAGCCGAAGACCGCTGTATTTACCTCTCGGTTCTTTCTCTAACAAGTGCCCGAAGCGACTAATTTTTCGGCGATAAAGATCGTGACTGAAAAATTCACGTAGTTGAATAGAACTGTTTGCCAGGTTGCGGTTTGCGGATCTCATTATCGCCCTGACACCTTCATCCGCACTGTCGTCTCTACTGCAGTAAAAACTGCTAATTAGTAAGTTAAGACGGAAaacgagtaaataaataaattagtcTTAAATATTCTTGCAGCGTATCTTGAAAATGTGGAATTTTTTCTCCCGTCTTATTCTCTTTTCAAACGACTAGTTCAACGTTTTTCATATCACAATTACGTAATGAAAAAACTCAAAACGTGTATTTGAGATGAATAATGTGACATGAAAATCTGTGGAACTGGCGATCTCTTTGGGGAAAAATACCGTCCATGTTTATGGCGTCCGAATATCGGTCACTTAACATCAAATCAGTTCACAGTTTGTCGACACGTGCTCGCTATCGTTTAGCAGCTCGGATTTGTTTGCAAATCTTATACGGACAGGTAGCGGTGATATAAAAGGGATGACTGATGCCACAGGTGGCAGTAGAAAGAGAAGTCAAACTCCATAAAGAACTTACAGAATCTACCGGACGTGCTGAGAgcgtgaaaaaacaaatcaattcaattcaattaatacaacttaaaaaaaagaatttttttttcgaaatgttTGAAACCATGAAGCTAATTTTCGTGCTCTTCTTCGTCGGAATTCTCGTTAAATTCTCCGAGGAGAAACCGGCAACTCCAGAATCCGCGACCATAACCGATTCCACGCCGTTTCATACCGCAGGAGAACCGGAAACCGATTCATCGAGCGAAAAAACAGCGAAAAATTCCTCGGACATTCACCACAAATTCTGGCCCCCCGTGGCAGAAGACATTCTTTTCGATCCGAGCTTAATTTTGACCCGATCCGTGAGGAACGTGGGAGATTCGACGGATTCAAAGCTCGTTCCGGAAAGAAACGAACACTTCGGAATGCCCGAGGATGCCGATAAAACCCTACGGAGGGTGGCTAGAAGCGCTGAACAGGATCTGGATGGCGCAGAGGACGGATTCGTAATCAGGCCACTTTTTAAATACCGACACGAGCAAAGAAGGAGATCAGAAGCCAGGCGATACCGAAGCAGGGATTCCGGCAATTATTATCCAAGATATCCGATATTTCCGGGAAAATGAATTCCCGCATGATTACAGTTACgttgttttgattttaattttatttcatcgtttTAACTAGGTTATTACGTACTGATATGTTTACGCGATTGTGAATTCGAACCAGTCGTGCGATTACgtcgtgaaataaaattgactaatcattttttatcactaaAATCGTAACACGTGGACGTGCTATGCGATTtagttataaatattgtatatgtTGCATTTGGGTGTAAAAATAAGGCTGATTTTGTAATATATGCGAATAAAACAGTTGGAAATAAGATAATATAATATCGACTTGGTGTTACGATATGATTCTCATATTTTTAACCCTCGGATTTGTATACCTCTAGAATTGTATAATTGAGTTTGAAATTCTTGCTAAAAGTCACAAACTCACAATGAAGCTTCTAAATTTGACAATCGAATTCGTACAGTCAAACAAGATTGTTAATTTCCTTATAATGCAACGCCTTCAAGGATTAATCGTCTCTTCACATTTATAAGATTTAAAactgtagaaatttgaaattattccacATGGCACAGTAGAAAGTTCACTCATTAAATAATCCAAATTACCATATTTATCCTATGGCGATCACATCACAGAATACTTATATGTGTAATAAAACGCCTTGCGTCATAAAACACAACATACGCGCGTGCAAGTCAAGTTGTCAACTGTGAAGCGTGATTAAATATTCCTTGCGTCACGATAAACGTTAAACACATATGTACGTTCAGTTGTCGATTAAACGGCACagcaaaattgatttttctcttctttcttaaCCAGGTTTGTAATTACGAAGCTTGGTAATtaagattgaattattttaacgGTTTTAGTTTGATTTAATACCTGATCAAATCAAGAGTCGGAAAGTTGTGTGTGGTAATTTGAAACGGTTTTTTACTCGACAccaattttacaatcaaaagAGAAACCGAAGAGGTATTTAAAGTTAATGTTATGGCGCTACTCTTCGTACTAGAACTAACCGACGACGTACATGTAAAACCCGGCGAAAATTTCAGACAACAGCTTATTCAGACAACGCTATTCTTCCACCGTTGTTCAAGTACCACTTCAATTCctggatgaatttttgttgatgAAGATAGCAATAATTAATTCCCATAGGTGTacataattcaatttcatttaatatcACAAAACTACTATATAATCGTTAATAAAATTACATTACTTTACATTACGTGATTAATGCCATCATGcattaaatattaaatactaTTACATATCGCGTTTATGCGTTATaatagttattattatcgatTAAAAGATACTTTGGTGAATAGCTTCTGTGTGGCTATATGCGCATGAATATATGtctaaaaatataatcagtATACCTACACGTACGCTACAAGtgatacgaaaaatattgcaaaactGTATCTAATTTCTAACCAAATATACATTCTACTTCGagatcttttattttcacgtcaAATGCTTTCATGGAATTGATGTATTGGACACACAAATACCACTGATAGCATATACCGGATGACTTCCGTGATGCGCCCCATGAAGACCCCTAATTACAGGCAAATCAGGGTACATATCCACTCTGAGCGGCTCCGATGCTCTTTTGTTAGCACGCGGCTGGGGAACTCGGAGCTGCTCAGAGTGGATACGTACCCCGATTTGCCGACAATTAGGGGTCACTACGAGGTGCATCACGGAAACAACCCGGTGTAATCCACGTCTGTTATTTCGCACTGCAATATGACTAGCAATAGAGGCTAGCCGGTGCAGTGTTCGTCCTACAATGCTTATAACGTcagtaaaaagaagaaaaaaaaatcaattttaaaaaactaaCGTGCCACACGTATGTGGCGTACCAAAACGTGAACGCTTCCCCCAGATCTTCCTCTTTTCAAGATTATTTAAAGTGTTTGATTTAAAACCAAGGGGGAAGCTGATTCGTCGTTTAAATGGTAATGGATATATTACGTGGCAAGAGAGCGCTCCTGTGCCTGGTGTAGGTCTTCTAATTCATAATCTCGGTCCTTCGGCCAGTTGCAAGCTAGGACTTTCAAGCCTTAGAAACAGTATCGCGCCGGCGTGATGTGCATGGTCAAAAGCCAGTCCAACTTCCTTAATATCAGGGTCCAGCACCCCGTGCTCTTAGGATGTGAATTGTTTATGCCGTCCTGGCGAATATTCCCGGTTAATTGTCCTTCGATCAGTACAGAATTAAGGATGTCGAAGAGGCTTCAAAAGAAGCGGCTACCACGGCGTCTCGCGTTCCTGATGCGCTGCCGGTAGGCGACTTGCTGACGGTAGACGAAAAGAGGTCGGAGCAGATTGGTTCCGGCCGCGGTTTCGAGGTCCTCGTTAGCCTTCGGTACCACTTCGACGCTGCGTTTTTCCAGGTCTTGGCCAACGAGAGGCACAAGAGTCGTAGACGCGATTGTAGAATCTTCTTGGCCGACTATCGCGGTTGTTCCTTCTTCTTGCAACCCGGCAAAATCTTGACTGACATCACCTTGGGTTGAGGTTTCGGCAACAGCCAAATGCCTGTCGTCGGCGACCTGAACCGGCATTGTCAGAGCGTAGGAGGTGATGGTCAGGATCAAAAAGATTGTGTTGAATGcctgaagaagaagaagaagaagaagaaaaaattagtgaaatcATGAATACAATCAAGGTCAGTGACCTACAAATTTGGTCAATCGATTTGTGTGATGATGATTGCAAGATTATTGATGCTTACCATTTTATCGGTCGAGGTTATCGTTGCTTTGATCGAGAATCAGACTCCGGAATTTTATATAGTGCGGATATTCGGTAAACTGCGGTATGTTGTACTGGATTGCAGATTCAATCGACTGGTTGTTGATGCTTCGAAGTTGTAGCAAATTCAACTTTGAAGAAAGGATCTTTCGAATTATGATCTGCTTTAACGAAGCTCAGAGTTGAGTATGATCCTGAACCGGGGTATCCAGGCATTTATACTACGTCATGACGTCAAATCGGGCCTGCTAAATGTTCAATGACGCTCTGAATGAGGTGATAACCGTCCCAGTAAACTCTTCATTGGCTTCGTTAAATTCCGCACACCTATCCTTCCCTATCCTTTCGCCCTGCATCTTACACACCCTGAACATACGTGCATTTACTCTACCTGCAATGCTCAGAACTGAAATCAATCAGCAATGTTCATTTTCCCCTAGTGACTAATTTAATGCGGAATAACAGAGAACCCTGTGCTTTTTCAGGGTTGAGACGTGAAAATCAGCCCTCTGTTTTCGGCCAATTGTACTCTCTTCTAGTCTTCTTCACGTTCAAATTAGCTATGGAATAAAATCGGGTTAGATTTAACGGGTTTCGATCGTCGTGCATTAGACCTGTATCAGTTCGATGAAATTGTGATTTCAAACGAGTTCCGTAGTATAAGGTTCATTATCCAACAACTTTAAAATTGAACGAGGCCATTCTACGGACCTCGAAGTTGAAGTTCCCTTGACTCAGATTCGGAATGCGTTAATCGAACTGTTTTGCCTCGGGCAGAGTGGAACCAGGTGAAAACTATAACAACTCATCCACCTGACGTTTGTCACGTATAACTCGTCACGCATCACTCGTGTGTTAATTGGAAGGTATAGTTTTAGTACAGTGAGCATTGTTATTCTTAGACTGCACCGCGTAATCACTGctgcaaatattttctcgTTGCAAGCTCCACGTAAGAGTTGTGTTTTCCGGAGTTTGATCATCGCACCATGTCGTCGTGAAGGCAACCAGACcaaatatttttgcatttaaaATAAGGGCTCGATGTGCGAACCTGCATAGAGTTGGAAGTAAGAGAGATAAGACCGTGTTatcatttctaatttcatCATCGTCATGTACCAGATATCTGAATTCTCGAATTCGAGTCTCGTTAATCGCACTGCGTAATATTTACTCTACACCGCGAGTCCCAAAATCTCTTTCTCAAACACGACGATGTTATACTGACGCATTTCACGCCAAACTACGTCAATGGACAGTTTAGTCGAACGGAATTGACTGTATAGCTATACTGCAGTAGGCGAATAAATACCTTTAACCATAATGAAAacagagttgaaaaatttttatcgtatttTGATAATTAGGAAATTAATTTTAGCGAGTCTAAAGGTAAAGAATTTCAGCCGAATCAGATCCCACAGCCTAAAATACAACATAATActatgtatattttatcgcATTTCATGACGCATTCGTAAccataaattaataatattacttAATTAGTGAATGGGGATATCAAAAGGTTCAGGAAAGAGAGGAACAATTCTGACTTACAAATCAGAATACAAAGTTATTTATTATCTATATCCTATATATAAGAGATGTCGTGACATATTTCTTTTGCAGCGATTACAAATGTCGGATGATAACTTTATAGGGTAAAATGGGTGTACAGCTATCGCTATATACATGATATTGCGTCAACGTCCCGGAAGGCCTTTTACTCCACCGGAAGTCTAGTACCAGTAGTTCGAATGCCATCCATGTCCTCTACCGCCCCAACCACCGCCGCCCCAACCACCACCGCCCCATCCATATCCAATTCTGCCACCCCATCCCCAACCCCCGTAACCGCTCCATCTGGGTTTGTAGTAGCTCGAGTATCTAAGATGAGATGAGAAAACGACGATATTGATGAGCATGGTTGGGTTCATAATTAGCGAAGGGTGAAACAATTGTCACACTCACCTCCAGTGCGAGGCTTCAGCGTCTAGGTCACTGTTGTCACCCGGTGATACATCACCCTCGAAACCTGGGACAGACTGAAAATCTGCACCTCCTGTGCCAACTTCCGGTCCGACTGGAGATCCGTCGACCGATAATATCCCGTAGACACAGGCAAAGACGGCGAAAATCAAAACCTGAGAGTACAAAAATTGCCAATTTCGTTAAGGTCAAGGTATGTTCAAGGATAAGTGTAAGCTACTTTGTACagtttgagtaaaaatttagaataatttttataacttgtTTCAATTAGTGCTGTGCTTTTAATCGATTGATCGTTTttccgattaatcgattcatCGATAATTTCGGCtaattgttttatcaattaatcgataaatcgcacaaaattttcagcgagaaaaaacaacacaaaGGGATGAGTTTTGGCTTGCACGTAATTCACTTTAGAACGCTTTCATGTAAGTATACATTATCCTGTAGATTGCATGCGAGATGATCACTGAATTCTTATTTATGTAATTTGAAGTTCATACGCACGtctgacgagaaaaaaaattattcattagtCGCTGCGTAGGCATGTAAAATTACCAATTTTGTCATACACAACAGCTGAATTTGCCGTATCACTATTTACGTGTACGTGTACTAcaattttattgaaagaaatgcATTGATCAGAATTTCTCATGATACAAGGGCATAAACAACACTATCAAAGCAACAAGTTAAGTTTCGGCAGATCTCTTTTCCTAACGCGTGCGACAATTTGTTATTCCTAACATCAGCGCACCGTGAATTATTCCGAAGGATTTCATGTTGTTGTCCAGTccgatgtataaataaatgtaatttaaaGCGTTAGGAAGCATGGAATGATCGGTTTTAAACTTCGAACAGTAAATACGAGATGAGCGATAAAGAAGCGAGTACATATTTTGAAGAAGGGCATATGACACGGTCTTCCTTGATCTTGTTGCCCAACTTCTTACGCTGTATTCTTCACCTTCGCTACAGTTAAAACAATTAGTGTGCTCTGAATTGTAAGGTATTGCAGAAGCGTGAACCACTCGGATCAACAGAAATTCTTTCCTCGCCTGTCAATGGATATTAATGGAGCAGGATTGTTCCGGATTTTGATCAAGCATTGAGGAGGAtttcaaaagtattttcagcTTGTTGATTCTCTCGATTTCACAAGAAATTCACGatacgtagtaaaaaaataataaatctatATTGATTGAATCTAACGATTGCAATACTTACAATATACGTTGGTCGCAACATGACGAAAACAGATGCAAACTGAATCCTCGCTGGTCCGAATCAGCTTTATATTACATCCAAATCCTGCTTCATCCCCTCTTCAAAAGATCCATGGGGGATTCCCATGAAAATATATGCATCAGCGATCTCGTACGCGTGTAATAATACTTGCAAATACTCGCCGTCTGAGTGAGTTAAGCACTTGATACTCGTTATGTGGGTAGAAAGACGTCGTTTCTCAGACTGACAAGGTATACATTAAATTGTACATTAGTgatatgtatgcatatacgCATCGCATGATTCCATGTTTCCTCAACTATTCttatatttccaaatataTCCAAACAAAGAGGCGAGGTCCTGCATTCGTGAATCGTACAAGAGAGAAgataaagtagaaaaattacgaaacgtCAGGACATTCCTTAAACTAAATCACAAACAATGCGAATATCATGGAAAAATTATCTCTTCACAAGGTGTAGAAGATCCAACGGTCGAGTTTaacggaataaaaattgaaaatttgaatttggaacGGTGCAGCGGTATCTTGTTTTGGCGCCAGAATTTTAGCAATcagataaaacaaaacaagatCACCGCAGTTACTCTTATATGTGCTTCTTAAATAtgacatgaaattttcgaaggggtaaaataaatgtttgtttattattttccttGTCCGTTTTCAATCTGGCGAACAAGCGCAAACCGCAATCCTTTATTGATTGTATCCAATTACCATGATCAAATTTCATGATGTCCTGTACATTGAGATACTGAGCTCAAGAACTGGGCGGAATAgcttatataaatatagattcGGTACGTCTGGAAGAATGAttaaatcaatgaaaaaatggaaacgcGATATAAAGGCATCACATATAAGCCTTATCTAGTGAAtaaaactatacatacattgGCGACGTGTAGTTGACCTCAGCGTTCTCCAGTCAAGGCCAGGGAATTTTAACGTCCTCAGAAACCACATCCTGCATTGAAAACGTACGAATTATACGTGGTGGATGGATCGGCATTCTACATATGCATGAACACACGCTGTTTCACTGTCTTCGGTGTCTCTTACACCGAATGAATATAAGAAGGAAGATGCTGGTAGCTAATGCGGATGATCGATCATCTCCCTCACATTTCTGCAGAAATTTGATATAAAGTGTTGCCCCCCCCCCGAATAATCGAGAACGCGCAGAGGTCATTTTTCACGAGCAAATCTCAGTCGCAGGTATAACGATTATGCGTATGTACCTACATGCCACAGGTGAGTTGCTATATTTAGCTATAAATGCACATCTTTGCGGTCGAAACTGGGAAAGCCGGTTGATGCGCAGCTAAAATAAATACTTGatctcaaaaaataatttcaagccaaaaattaattcatgtATTGCGTATGGGGCGATTGTTTATGGCTAAGtgtatggaattttcattcccacggtatttacaaaaattatacgcaTAGGTATAGAAAAACAAGAGAGAAAACTTTGTGTCAACGAAAATGCTATTGACGCGGTAAAACTTTGTGCATAATTATATTGATGATTGAAGACACGTGTTATTGTACAATATGCTGTTTACACCATAATTCAAAGATAAACATTCGAAGAtgataaattaattgaaaatattgctGAGAAATGCATCTTTCGTTTCTTATTCAAATCATGCATGCATTACCGGGTATATATTTGCGCATTACTTATTGCAAGTACAGTACGTGTgggtatttattttttttttttttttgcagctaCGCGTATATTCGTCTTTTCATGCCATATTTCCGATTCAATATTGCGctcgaaaattgaagaagtaaataattttaagtGCTGCGtgattttcattgatattaCATTTGAGAAAGTTAaccgtaaaaaataatttgaat is part of the Neodiprion virginianus isolate iyNeoVirg1 chromosome 5, iyNeoVirg1.1, whole genome shotgun sequence genome and encodes:
- the LOC124304594 gene encoding uncharacterized protein LOC124304594 isoform X1, with amino-acid sequence MAKILLQVTVFAFLALSVSGQPISPQDVEGLLPQTPRTKNETVAAIIQDPVVKDAVQSVVGDGTLSGLVVKKDTVILPARTPDVVLSYKQQILMAPLSDLENIRKNITEAATLKAEEEKSEDKDVEELGVVQVVPVDDREFPDPPIIRRSVPEPEKQESTDSSQTKTEVHKLEISGIEESAIKLPEGVFPENISLPEIVEDKISAPVVAVVREKILPGSEKSVLTLSLAAPTESGIKKSDTTAWEKKEIPEYGARIPVAVIMPEESENPPVDIEARSQAPKEILAIFTVSGDESSLYQSDSGDMAVAEDIIFRPLFRYRQQQNDRTRVLENRVYYQKTPLYRGYRPPYDSTGDYGAPYKSYRRRQRPRYYEDY
- the LOC124304594 gene encoding uncharacterized protein LOC124304594 isoform X2, yielding MAKILLQVTVFAFLALSVSGQPISPQDVEGLLPQTPRTKNETVAAIIQDPVVKDAVQSVVGDGTLSGLVVKKDTVILPARTPDVVLSYKQQILMAPLSDLENIRKNITEAATLKAEEEKSEDKDVEELGVVQVVPVDDREFPDPPIIRRSVPEPEKESTDSSQTKTEVHKLEISGIEESAIKLPEGVFPENISLPEIVEDKISAPVVAVVREKILPGSEKSVLTLSLAAPTESGIKKSDTTAWEKKEIPEYGARIPVAVIMPEESENPPVDIEARSQAPKEILAIFTVSGDESSLYQSDSGDMAVAEDIIFRPLFRYRQQQNDRTRVLENRVYYQKTPLYRGYRPPYDSTGDYGAPYKSYRRRQRPRYYEDY
- the LOC124304594 gene encoding uncharacterized protein LOC124304594 isoform X3, with protein sequence MAKILLQVTVFAFLALSVSGQPISPQDVEGLLPQTPRTKNETVAAIIQDPVVKDAVQSVVGDGTLSGLVVKKDTVILPARTPDVLSYKQQILMAPLSDLENIRKNITEAATLKAEEEKSEDKDVEELGVVQVVPVDDREFPDPPIIRRSVPEPEKQESTDSSQTKTEVHKLEISGIEESAIKLPEGVFPENISLPEIVEDKISAPVVAVVREKILPGSEKSVLTLSLAAPTESGIKKSDTTAWEKKEIPEYGARIPVAVIMPEESENPPVDIEARSQAPKEILAIFTVSGDESSLYQSDSGDMAVAEDIIFRPLFRYRQQQNDRTRVLENRVYYQKTPLYRGYRPPYDSTGDYGAPYKSYRRRQRPRYYEDY
- the LOC124304595 gene encoding uncharacterized protein LOC124304595 — encoded protein: MAFNTIFLILTITSYALTMPVQVADDRHLAVAETSTQGDVSQDFAGLQEEGTTAIVGQEDSTIASTTLVPLVGQDLEKRSVEVVPKANEDLETAAGTNLLRPLFVYRQQVAYRQRIRNARRRGSRFF
- the LOC124304596 gene encoding heterogeneous nuclear ribonucleoprotein 87F-like isoform X2, which codes for MLRPTYIVLIFAVFACVYGILSVDGSPVGPEVGTGGADFQSVPGFEGDVSPGDNSDLDAEASHWRYSSYYKPRWSGYGGWGWGGRIGYGWGGGGWGGGGWGGRGHGWHSNYWY
- the LOC124304596 gene encoding holotricin-3-like isoform X1 — encoded protein: MLRPTYIQFLYSQVLIFAVFACVYGILSVDGSPVGPEVGTGGADFQSVPGFEGDVSPGDNSDLDAEASHWRYSSYYKPRWSGYGGWGWGGRIGYGWGGGGWGGGGWGGRGHGWHSNYWY